One part of the Phragmites australis chromosome 3, lpPhrAust1.1, whole genome shotgun sequence genome encodes these proteins:
- the LOC133912986 gene encoding ferredoxin C 1, chloroplastic-like, with the protein MAAASASLLHLATPNRSPAPRLSLRHPTVQLLAPRRPKGARVSPPPRAYKVTIEHGGESRVVEVEEDETILSRALDEGLDVPHDCKLGVCMTCPARLVSGEVDQSDGMLSDDVVAQGYALLCAAYPRSDCTIRVIPEDELLQVQLATADD; encoded by the coding sequence ATGGCCGCTGCTTCGGCTTCATTGCTCCACCTCGCCACCCCCAACCGCTCCCCGGCCCCGCGCCTCAGCCTCCGGCACCCCACAGTCCAGCTGCTAGCGCCTCGCCGGCCCAAGGGCGCGCgcgtgtcgccgccgccgcgggcgtACAAGGTGACGATCGAGCACGGCGGCGAGTCCCgcgtggtggaggtggaggaggacgagaCCATCCTGTCCCGCGCGCTGGACGAGGGCCTGGACGTGCCGCACGACTGCAAGCTCGGCGTGTGCATGACGTGCCCCGCGCGGCTGGTATCCGGGGAGGTGGACCAGAGCGACGGCATGCTCAGCGACGATGTCGTGGCGCAGGGGTACGCCCTGCTCTGCGCCGCGTACCCGCGCTCCGACTGCACCATCCGCGTCATCCCCGAGGACGAGCTGCTCCAGGTCCAGCTCGCCACCGCCGACGACTGA